The Candidatus Hydrogenedentota bacterium genome contains a region encoding:
- a CDS encoding peptide ABC transporter substrate-binding protein encodes MNINAEVKDLDPHLVTGVPEHRVLASLFDGLTGVDPATFEPLPAAAESWTISEDKLVYTFKLRADGKWSNGDPVTAKDFIYSYKRMLSPALAADYAYLLFCLKNAKAFNQGTIASFDEVGAKAIDDHTLELTLEFPTPYLLAMQIHQAWFPVHQATIEAHGAMDQRGTPWTRGGNHVGNGPFRLTEWSPNEIIRVARNEHYWERDKVRLDGIEFYPIDDISTEERSFRSGKIQLTGDVPEHKIAEYQEKDPGLIHIDPYLGVYFYRLNTTRPPFNDKRVRQALSLATDREELARNVTKGGQTAATSYVPPGIPGYEGTPRLEFNPEKAKALLAEAGYPDGKGLPPVEILYNTSEQHKKIAEVMQQMWRKHLGLEVRLLNQDWKVYLDSTNSLDYDLARAAWIGDVMDPMNFLEMWLTDGGNNRTGYANPAYDALIQQAYAEPDTAKRFAMLKQAEDIILDDLPIVPIYFYTRKYLQAPEVKGYVPNLLGYHRFQDFYIEK; translated from the coding sequence ATTAACATCAACGCCGAGGTGAAGGATCTCGACCCCCATCTGGTGACGGGCGTGCCGGAACATCGTGTGCTGGCTTCGTTGTTTGATGGGCTCACCGGCGTCGACCCGGCAACCTTCGAGCCCCTGCCCGCTGCGGCAGAGTCGTGGACCATTTCGGAAGACAAGCTGGTCTACACCTTCAAATTGCGGGCCGATGGCAAGTGGTCCAATGGCGATCCGGTGACGGCGAAGGATTTTATCTACAGTTACAAGCGCATGCTGAGCCCGGCGCTCGCGGCGGACTACGCCTACCTGCTTTTTTGCCTGAAAAATGCGAAAGCCTTTAATCAGGGCACGATTGCGAGTTTTGACGAAGTGGGCGCCAAGGCGATCGACGATCATACGCTGGAGCTGACGCTGGAGTTTCCCACACCGTATCTGCTGGCGATGCAGATTCACCAGGCCTGGTTTCCGGTGCATCAAGCCACGATCGAGGCGCACGGCGCGATGGACCAGCGCGGCACACCCTGGACACGGGGCGGGAATCACGTGGGCAATGGCCCCTTCCGCCTTACGGAATGGAGCCCGAATGAAATCATCCGGGTGGCGCGCAATGAGCACTACTGGGAGCGCGACAAGGTTCGGCTTGACGGTATCGAGTTTTATCCCATCGACGATATCAGCACGGAGGAGCGCAGTTTTCGCTCCGGCAAGATTCAGTTGACCGGCGACGTGCCGGAGCACAAGATTGCGGAGTATCAGGAAAAGGACCCGGGACTTATTCATATCGACCCGTATCTCGGTGTTTATTTCTATCGCCTCAACACCACACGCCCCCCCTTCAACGACAAGCGTGTTCGCCAGGCGCTGTCGCTGGCGACGGATCGAGAGGAACTGGCCCGCAACGTGACCAAGGGCGGTCAGACGGCCGCAACGAGCTATGTGCCCCCGGGCATTCCCGGCTATGAGGGAACGCCCCGCCTGGAGTTCAATCCGGAAAAAGCGAAGGCGCTGCTGGCCGAGGCCGGTTATCCCGACGGCAAGGGGCTTCCGCCTGTGGAGATTCTGTACAACACCTCCGAGCAACACAAGAAAATTGCCGAAGTCATGCAGCAGATGTGGCGGAAACACCTCGGCCTGGAAGTGCGACTCTTGAATCAGGACTGGAAGGTCTACCTCGACAGCACCAACAGCCTGGACTACGATCTTGCCCGCGCCGCCTGGATCGGCGACGTCATGGACCCCATGAACTTCCTGGAAATGTGGCTTACCGACGGCGGCAACAACCGCACGGGCTACGCCAACCCGGCTTACGACGCGCTCATCCAGCAGGCCTACGCGGAGCCGGACACCGCCAAACGCTTCGCCATGTTAAAGCAGGCGGAAGACATCATTCTGGACGATCTGCCCATCGTCCCGATTTACTTCTACACCCGGAAGTATCTCCAGGCGCCGGAAGTAAAAGGTTATGTGCCCAATCTGCTGGGCTACCATCGCTTTCAGGACTTTTATATCGAGAAGTGA